Part of the Debaryomyces hansenii CBS767 chromosome C complete sequence genome is shown below.
GGATTATCCGGTTTCGCGCTTACAACTTTCTTGctttcattaatcaatGTCCAAGCCAGAGGTGTCACCATTCCAAACATTGTTGTTGGATTAGCATTTTTTTACGGGGGTGCTGCACAATTAGTTGCCGGTATGTTTGAAATTGCTTCGGGAAACACCTTTGGTGGTGTTGCGTTGAGTTCGTATGCTGGTTTCTGGGGTGGATGGGCTGCCCTTTATGTTGATAGTTTTGGAATTGCTTCAGCCTATGATGACGAAAGAGAATTTACTAATGCGGTTGGTATTTTCCTCGTGGGGTGGTTTATATTTACGTTCTTTTTGATGTTGATGACTTTGAAATCTACGGTGGCGTTTTTCTcgatcttcttcttcctctcGATTACATTCTTACTATTGGCTATTGCCGAGTTTAAAACTGACGGGGTTGCAGTTCAGAAAGCTGGTGGGGTATTTGGTCTTCTTACAGCATTTGCTGCTTGGTATAATGCGTATGCTGGTATCGCCAACAGTCAAAACAGTTACATTACTGTCAAGGCTATTCATTTGCCTGATTTGCAAGCCAGATAATTGCTGGTCACTCATCTGTGTTTGACTTTATTTAATCTAACGTGACAGACGTCTGATGGCACTGTCATCGAGTTTATGCGTTCATGAATGtctatttataatattatatatttattaaatacatGATACTAAATCTGTTGAACATTATTGTTTGTATAAGTTTGCGGCGATCTCACCTATAGCCAATTTGAACTATTTCGTAATCGTATGCTCCGCTTTCACTCCAAATTGCTTGCGCGGTAGCTATTGTGAGTCCGGGGTTCATGTAATTTTCTCGACACGGGtatctatttctttctGTTTCCAATTCAATACGGCAATTTCCCCAGGATTACCGTTAGACACTTACGTCGTGATCACCATCTTTTAGTACTACAAAAATAAGCCTAGTAGCAATGCCCCTAATCGATCCGGCATAGtagagaagaaaaaaaaactaTTAAGCTCATCAcctgaaaattttataatctAACTGACCCCGGCCCCACATTAGTGTCGACAATCGACTTCGAATGCGTATCCATGGAATCTGCTTGACGTGGTCGGCGAATCTGTAATTGTGGTGCTATGCCCACTTGACTTTTGCCAgtattttttcattttgcTAGGCAAATTGAAGGCCAGCTGTGCGATTGCCGTGCATAAATTCCGATACTTGGGGAAATATTCCTGCACTCTAGACGATTGTACGGATTCCGCCCTAACTAAGGTTGTTATCGAGTCATGCACCGCTAAGGCATTTTTTACGTGAACAATATTCTTGgctttcattatctttgtaccaaaaaaaaaaattatggTCGATAGATAACGCTgtcaaatgaaaaatgtataaataataaaataaatcttaaatttttaattttctaTAGAATTAGTATTTGTAGACAAGCTATGATTGATACAGAGAAAAATGCAGGAAGTGAAGTAACATCAGTGTTATCAAGACATACAGACGAGTACAACTTGCTGATTGCTCGTTCCAATCCAACATCTCAATTTACTGATCATGGGCACCAATTAAAGAAAGGGCTTGATGCCAGACACGTTACCATGATTGCTATTGGTGGTGCTTTGGGTACAGGTTTATTAATTGGTACGGGTTCAGCTTTAAGGACTGCGGGGCCAGCATCGATTCTTATTGCGTATAGTGCAATTGGGATGGTTGTGTATATGGTTATGTGCGGATTGGGTGAAGTCGCAACTTTTGTTCCATTAGCAGATGGGTTTACTGGTTATTGTAATAGATATGTCGATCCAGCGTTGGGATTTGCTTGTGGATACGTCtatttaatcaaatatttgattttaccAGCTAATCAATTGGTGGCTGGGTCGTTAACTGTTCAATATTGGATATCAAAGGATACAGTAAACCCTGGTGTATGGATTACAATTTTGTTAGTTGTTATTGTGGCCGTTAATGTTTTGGGAGTCAGATTCTTCGGTGAAATCGAATTTTGGTTGTCAAGTATCAAGGTGGTAACATGTCTTGGTTTAATTATACTTTTGTTAGTCATTGCATTAGGAGGAGGCCCAACACATGACAGATTAGGTTTCAGATACTGGAAAGACCCTGGTGCTTTCATACACTACGTGAACGAAGACAAAAACTTAAATATCACTGGGGATAAGGGTAGATTTGTTGCTTTTATTGCTGTGCTTGTTTCTGCGGTTTTTGCGTACACAGGTACCGAATTGTGTGGTATTACCTTTGCTGAGTGTGCCAGACCTAGAAAGGCTATTCCAAATGCTATCAAAATGACTCTTTACCGTATTGTTCTTTTCTATATTTTGTCAATCTTGTTCTTGGGAATGTGTGTTGCTGCTAATGATCCATTATTAATGTCTGCTAGTGGTTCAAATGCAAGTGCCTCCCCATTCGTTATTGCCATTAAGAACGCCAAAATTCCCGGTTTAGATCATGTTATCAATGCTTGTATCTTGTTATTTGTTTTATCTGCCGCTAACTCGGATATGTACATTTGTTCCCGTACTATTTATGGGTTATCTGTTGCTGGTTATGCACCTAAATTCTTTTCGAAGACAAATAAAATGGGTGTTCCTTATTTTGGTGTTATGTTGAGTTTCTTATTCTGTTTGCTTGCATTTATGGCGgtgtcttcttcttcacaGGAAGTCTTCACTTACTTCGTCAACGTGGTCAGTATTACTGGTTTAATCACTTGGGCATGTATCTTAGTTATTCACATCCGTTTTATGAAAGCATGTAAAGCACAGGGTTTGAATAGAAAGAAGGATTTAGCATACAGATCACCATTACAACCTTATGGTTCATACGTCGCATTATTCGTTTGCGTTCTtgttattttcatcaaaaattttacTGCGTTTTTGGGTGATTCTTTCACATACAAGGAGTTTATAACTGGTTATATTGCATTACCGGTCTTTGTTATTATGTATATTGGTTTCAAATTATACCATCGCACCAAGACCATCAAGCCTGAGGAAGTTGATTTAGATACTTATAGAGACGTCGTTGACACAGAGGAACAACAATTCGCGGACGCAGCAGCAGAGAAGGAAGCTTTAAGACAAGCTCAAGGTAATCCAAAGGATAAGGAATGGTACTACGATACTTTCATTGGCTGGTTGTTctaattcaaattatatatgtTTTTAGACGATAAATTAACATACATTTTAGACGAAGACTGTAGAAGCAACACTCTATTTTCGTTACCTAATAAATAAGCAACCCTGTACAAAATTTGATTGTTGAGTTCAGCCTTGTCTCTATTCGAAATAGTACCTTATCCTACAATATCCAACTGTGACAGTACTCGTACGATTCTTAGCTCATGCGGTATTGAAAAAAGcatttcatcttcttctatatttcaacacgacaaatgaaaatatgtATAAATACCAAAGCTAATCTTTCGGTTCTGTTGTACACAGTGAAGTAAATTACTACGATATGGACGAACCGAAGAAAATATAGGCAGTGATATTGCTTCTGTGTATACGTCACAGGTGACTTGCTAGTTCAACTTACTGCTTGCTGGTTCTCATAATACAAACCctgatattaatgatggTTATGAATTAAGAAAAGGACTAGATGCCATGTATGCTACTTCTTGATTTGCGATTGGTTTCTTGGTCTACATGGTTATGTGTGGTCTAGGTGAAGTTGCAAGCTAATAGATATGTCGATCCAGCATTGGGATTTGCTTGTGGGTATGTCTACTtgtttaaatatttgattttgcCTGCAAACCAATCATCTGTAGAAGTTTCTGATTATTTTGTTAATTTGGTCAGTTTAACCGGATTAATTTCCTAGGCTTGTATTTTGATTACCCATATCTAATAAGGCATATAAGGCTCAAGGAATCGATATACATGCAGATTTGAGATCACCATTTCAACCCTATGGAGCGTATTTTGCATTATCCCTTTGCGTCCTagttatcttcatcaaaagCTTCACAGTATTATTAGGgtttctttttcttataATATCTCTATCACTGGTTACATTATCTTGCCATTTTTTGCTGCAAGTATGTATGGTGCTTTCAAATCTAATCACCATACGAATCAGATTAGCTGCGACAAAATCGATTTAGAAACCCACAAAGATATTGTGGATGccgaagaagaaaggtACATGGCAGAGGAGGAAGAGGaggaagagaagaaagatgaCCAAGGTAATCCTAAGGATTTTGTATGGTTCTACTCAACCTTCTTTGGCTGGCTATTCTAAAACTAATAGGCCGTTTTTaacataatataatatatcGAAAAGCATATTGCATAATGTTTAACTAATATAGATGTCTTttgttattcaaaatataacaAAGACAAGTAATATAAGCTTTAGAAGTCGTATCGTATGTACAGAACGTTTAACCTCGGGCATCGCATGTAGATTTCTTGACGTGCGAAGAAATTTAAAATACGAAGATAGATAGGTACAATAGATCTAGCATAATCTATACAACATGAAGCCAACTATTGACGAAATAAACACGGATATAAATTCTCCGTGGTTTGAAGTACGCAACACTACAACTGGAAGAGGATGTATTTCGAAATGTGAGATCCCAAAAGATACAATAATACATATAAGTAAAGCCTTAAGTTCAGCTATTTCACGTCCATTTAAGAAAGAAGTTTGTTCGTCATGCTTCAAATTTAGTGGAGGACAAACTCTCAAGTTCAGGATGGGTGTCCAACTCCTGTTATATTTTTGCTCGGAACAATGTTTGTCTGCATTTACTGAGGAGGACATCgatcaaatttatcttgATACtcttttaaatattgaaaattattacaatAATGGATTAAAAAAGTCAGACGAACCTGAATTAGCATTaaacgaagaagaatttgatcAACAAATCATAGACGAATGGAAAAAAGTAAATGAATGGGAAGAGAAGATCGATAAAATGAAGGCATCAAAACGATTGAATAGTATTCCAAAGATTGGCGAATCGGAATATATAGAGACCAAATATATTGTTGGAATACTATTCCAAATGTATAAAGGTAAGcataaagaattaaaatattttggaagTTTACAATCCAACGAGTTTGATAAGTTAAAGAAATATCCTCAATTATTACAAtcatatactaatatatataagttTGTGAAGCTTACAGCACATACCCAACTTCAACCTTTAATAACAAGTGAATTGGTAAGGACAATTCTTGGTACCAATCTCACAAATGCATTTGGGATTTGGTCACAACCCATTAATGATGCAGAAGAGAAAGattattttggttttgcCATTTATCCATCTGCATCCTTTTTTAACCATTCCTGTGATCCAAACTTAGTTAAGACGCGTGAAGGGGATACTCTATATTTCAGAGCAttaaaagatattgatCCAAACACAGAATTGTTCATAAGTTATGGGAATTACTCAAATGAAAATGTCCAGATAAGAcaagaacaattaaaagaatggttttttaattgtttgTGTACAAAATGTATCACTGAGCTTGGAATGAAGCTTGAATGTAAATAAGTAGCATAACTAGTAGACTATTTAGTAGACTATTTAGTAAAATCGTATTCTTTgtaaaaatttttaaattcttcacaTTCTTGtgtttctttatatttCGATTGCTGACATTTATCCCAGTATGTTCTTTTTGGGCATTTCAAAGTATATGCGAGAACTCTTCTGGGAAATTGTAGATCAATGGCTTTAGATTCCTCGTTGAGTTGAGCAATATAAACAGTTTTATCAGATTCATTATGACATATAGTGAATACGATATAATCCGAATTATTTAGTATTTCCAATAGCTTCGGGTCGTTGGtatctttaaattcttcaaaatttagCTTCTGgtttctttcaaaattttcattatttagtTTACTCTTCTCTTCCAATGCCTTGGGAAAGGCttctattaaattttcacCCACTGGTAAAAACTGTACATGTTGATGTACATTGGTCTTACGGTTGATTTCGAAAAAGACAAGCTTTAAAAAGGGTTTTGAGATCGCAAATGCCTTCACTAATGAATCTTgatatttgattatttcttgGTATATTGGAGACTCAATAACATTATCAGTCGTATTTCTTAATGTCGCCATATGTTCTATTGGGATAATGATTGCATGTCCTGAAAATGGTAAGTTTTTAGATGGTCTAGTTAGAGGTCCCTTTGCAACTGTCATGTAGGTATATGAACCAATGGATATAATCATATGCGTCTCAACCTTTGGATTTGACAAACAAAAGAAACATTGATCAGGAGTGACTACCCTGGCCTTCTTTATGGGTGCGATATCCTTATCCACATCTTCTATAGGCCTCTTAGTAGGCTCAGGTGTATCTTCAATCTTGATGGTGAACGGATTTTCCGCCAATTGTGCCGGTGACACTTGCGTCAAATCATTAGCTATTTCAAACGCATAAAACCATTTTTCCCCGCTTCCTTCTTGACCCAAACTGATAAACCTGGTGATGGTTTCATCATCCCACTTAAATGGTTCGTTTTCAAGATATCTTCCTCGCTCGTTTCCCACTGCAAAGTGATATCTGGGCTTGATTTTCTTAACAAGAGAATCGATCTTATTGTTAGCAACTAACAACAATTTGCGCTGCTTTGCAATAGCATAAGGCCAGTTGTACGTTACCAAAATATCGATCTTACCCGCTCCTATCTCTTTTTCTATATTCTGCTGGATTTCTTCGGTTATTTCTGTTCCTGCTAAATAAGCGATCGTCAACCCCGATGCAAGTTTGAATTTGGTGAATGGAGCCTTCATATACGTCAAATTCGACTTAACATCTACTAGTCTACTTTCTGTATCCCCTATCGGAACATTTTCACTGATACCATTGACCCCCTGCGTGAAAAATGCACTCTGTTGAATCTCATTGCTTGGTCTACTTGAGCCTGCCGGTAAGACATCTCCTAATAACAATATCGCTTCGAACGGTCCAATCTTTTGATTCTGTAAATTGGCTTTCTCTATCACCTTATCCAATCCTTCAGGTGAAGGATttaataccaaaaattTGTGTTTATTCGACATTTGCGCTAATGATTGACTTACCGTAACAAACTATCTACACCGATGCTCTTCTCAtctttttatataatattatatgcAGGAAAATACATATTTCTGAACATATAAAGATAGGCATAACTTCCTACCTTGCGGACGTCATTCTATCCCTATCATAGCAATGACTCTATCATAGTATATCAAAGTCAGAACAATGCTACTATTTGCTGTTGCAgttcttctttcaatttagTGTTATCTCACGTTGTGTTAGAACTGATCGGCTACAATCTTTAGAAATTACTCTgttttttgaataattctaataaaattggCTCCTCCTCCCTAATTTTCCCCAAACCCTCTTCTTTCAACTCCTCTTActatttgatattttaacCTTTACAATTACATCGACCCCACTTCTACGGTGAAGATATCAAAACCTATTAATTTAGTGAATAATAGACTGGCGTAATGTAAATTAGGAATATGGGGTAGATGAATATTACCTAAAACCCAAATTCTCACAATGCCGTATTCGTAATTCCGCTAAGGCAAGTATcgaaaataaaatctttCACACTATTGTTTTGCGAAATATTGTTAGATAACCCACCTAATACGTCACGTATTTAGATACTAACATTATGATATAATATTACGGGAGTCAACAATCTCGTGTAGAAAGTTCTTGGACATATATGGGTGAAAAACGTAGGAGCATGTTCAGTTTATTAGATTGGCGCATTACCTAATTAGGTATATAGGAACAATAAGTTTATGAGCCTAAATTCTCAATCAAGTATAATTTGATTGCAGTAAGATAAGAGAGCGCCTTTCAAGATTGTGGTATGAATGAATcagtatatatatgtacGCAAGTTCTGTAAATATAATGAGGATATTAGATTGCAAGCAGTCTTAAACAGTGGTTTCGAGACTTTGAAAGCAACAATACAAGATGAGCGTACTATCTAAAAAAGACTTCGGTACCACTATTGACGTGGAAAAAGTCGGTTCACTGGATGTGATAAATAACACCACTAATTTTGCTGATTTTAATGATAAGATAGATACAGATAAGTATGGTGAGACGAAGAGAAAGTTGAGCCTGAGACATG
Proteins encoded:
- a CDS encoding DEHA2C07876p (similar to uniprot|P53255 Saccharomyces cerevisiae YGR093w) gives rise to the protein MSNKHKFLVLNPSPEGLDKVIEKANLQNQKIGPFEAILLLGDVLPAGSSRPSNEIQQSAFFTQGVNGISENVPIGDTESRLVDVKSNLTYMKAPFTKFKLASGLTIAYLAGTEITEEIQQNIEKEIGAGKIDILVTYNWPYAIAKQRKLLLVANNKIDSLVKKIKPRYHFAVGNERGRYLENEPFKWDDETITRFISLGQEGSGEKWFYAFEIANDLTQVSPAQLAENPFTIKIEDTPEPTKRPIEDVDKDIAPIKKARVVTPDQCFFCLSNPKVETHMIISIGSYTYMTVAKGPLTRPSKNLPFSGHAIIIPIEHMATLRNTTDNVIESPIYQEIIKYQDSLVKAFAISKPFLKLVFFEINRKTNVHQHVQFLPVGENLIEAFPKALEEKSKLNNENFERNQKLNFEEFKDTNDPKLLEILNNSDYIVFTICHNESDKTVYIAQLNEESKAIDLQFPRRVLAYTLKCPKRTYWDKCQQSKYKETQECEEFKNFYKEYDFTK
- a CDS encoding DEHA2C07832p (similar to uniprot|P53388 Saccharomyces cerevisiae YPL265w DIP5 dicarboxylic amino acid permease) yields the protein MIDTEKNAGSEVTSVLSRHTDEYNLSIARSNPTSQFTDHGHQLKKGLDARHVTMIAIGGALGTGLLIGTGSALRTAGPASILIAYSAIGMVVYMVMCGLGEVATFVPLADGFTGYCNRYVDPALGFACGYVYLIKYLILPANQLVAGSLTVQYWISKDTVNPGVWITILLVVIVAVNVLGVRFFGEIEFWLSSIKVVTCLGLIILLLVIALGGGPTHDRLGFRYWKDPGAFIHYVNEDKNLNITGDKGRFVAFIAVLVSAVFAYTGTELCGITFAECARPRKAIPNAIKMTLYRIVLFYILSILFLGMCVAANDPLLMSASGSNASASPFVIAIKNAKIPGLDHVINACILLFVLSAANSDMYICSRTIYGLSVAGYAPKFFSKTNKMGVPYFGVMLSFLFCLLAFMAVSSSSQEVFTYFVNVVSITGLITWACILVIHIRFMKACKAQGLNRKKDLAYRSPLQPYGSYVALFVCVLVIFIKNFTAFLGDSFTYKEFITGYIALPVFVIMYIGFKLYHRTKTIKPEEVDLDTYRDVVDTEEQQFADAAAEKEALRQAQGNPKDKEWYYDTFIGWLF
- a CDS encoding DEHA2C07854p (similar to uniprot|Q12529 Saccharomyces cerevisiae YPL165c SET6), with the translated sequence MKPTIDEINTDINSPWFEVRNTTTGRGCISKCEIPKDTIIHISKALSSAISRPFKKEVCSSCFKFSGGQTLKFRMGVQLSLYFCSEQCLSAFTEEDIDQIYLDTLLNIENYYNNGLKKSDEPELALNEEEFDQQIIDEWKKVNEWEEKIDKMKASKRLNSIPKIGESEYIETKYIVGILFQMYKGKHKELKYFGSLQSNEFDKLKKYPQLLQSYTNIYKFVKLTAHTQLQPLITSELVRTILGTNLTNAFGIWSQPINDAEEKDYFGFAIYPSASFFNHSCDPNLVKTREGDTLYFRALKDIDPNTELFISYGNYSNENVQIRQEQLKEWFFNCLCTKCITELGMKLECK
- a CDS encoding DEHA2C07810p (similar to uniprot|P25613 Saccharomyces cerevisiae YCR010c ADY2 Accumulation of DYads or uniprot|P32907 Saccharomyces cerevisiae YNR002c FUN34 FUN34 Putative transmembrane protein) codes for the protein MSDLEQQQQQEHDHHFVVNREGSKSEASTHHKDNNITEIVADGEYIQFGNERYRRDELVEAFGGTMNPGLGPPPKHNLANPAPLGLSGFALTTFLLSLINVQARGVTIPNIVVGLAFFYGGAAQLVAGMFEIASGNTFGGVALSSYAGFWGGWAALYVDSFGIASAYDDEREFTNAVGIFLVGWFIFTFFLMLMTLKSTVAFFSIFFFLSITFLLLAIAEFKTDGVAVQKAGGVFGLLTAFAAWYNAYAGIANSQNSYITVKAIHLPDLQAR